Proteins from one Mycobacterium sp. HUMS_12744610 genomic window:
- a CDS encoding class I adenylate-forming enzyme family protein, producing MSDSALPTAPAAAPNPLADGIPFGTKLQQLAEEKRDEKAVTVVGLDGTAESLTFGELDARANQWGRALAAGGAGPGALVALGVPNSLHLVLAALGCWKIGAVPVPMHWDLPEWERDRVREVIAPTVVVDEKSRWELDARAAGESANPLPPVVSPNVNGICSSGSTGVPKVILSLAPSLWTPQHGEPFLSNWTPVAQPQTIMVPAPMYHTNGFATFFFLLAGDHLVILEKFDAALALDVIERFRITNFTATPTMLARIAARPDVRQRNLSSVVFILQGAAVMPPSLMHTWFELLSPEQIVSAYGMTENLGLTALRGDEWLAHPGSVGRGFRETEIRILDAGRTPLGPGEHGEIYLRAPMAAGSRYLGGAAPLPSTDDGFRSAGDIGYLDEDGYLYIVDRRVDMIVTGGANVFPAEVESALAGHPGIADVVVIGLADPQWGRRVHAVVQPADRAPLTAQQVIEYAKSRLAHYKAPKTVEFVDAIPRTAATKVNRSAMIAARGG from the coding sequence GTGAGTGACTCGGCCTTGCCGACCGCGCCAGCCGCGGCCCCCAATCCCCTGGCGGACGGCATCCCCTTCGGAACCAAACTGCAGCAGCTGGCCGAGGAGAAGCGCGACGAGAAGGCGGTGACCGTCGTCGGTCTCGACGGCACCGCGGAGTCGCTGACGTTCGGTGAGCTCGACGCGCGCGCCAACCAGTGGGGGCGCGCCCTGGCCGCCGGCGGCGCCGGACCGGGTGCGCTTGTCGCGCTGGGGGTTCCGAATTCTTTGCACCTGGTGCTCGCCGCGCTGGGGTGCTGGAAGATCGGCGCGGTTCCGGTCCCCATGCATTGGGACCTACCCGAATGGGAGCGCGACCGGGTGCGTGAGGTGATCGCGCCGACCGTGGTGGTCGACGAGAAGAGCCGCTGGGAACTGGACGCACGCGCTGCCGGCGAATCCGCAAACCCCTTGCCCCCGGTCGTCTCCCCCAACGTCAACGGAATCTGCAGCAGCGGGTCGACGGGCGTTCCGAAGGTGATCCTCAGCCTGGCGCCGTCGCTGTGGACGCCCCAGCACGGCGAACCGTTCCTGTCGAACTGGACGCCGGTGGCCCAGCCGCAGACGATCATGGTGCCCGCGCCGATGTATCACACCAACGGCTTCGCCACCTTCTTCTTCCTGCTGGCGGGCGACCATCTGGTGATCCTCGAGAAGTTCGACGCGGCACTGGCATTGGACGTGATCGAGCGCTTTCGCATCACCAATTTCACGGCCACCCCGACGATGCTGGCACGCATCGCGGCCCGGCCCGACGTCAGGCAGCGTAACCTGTCCAGCGTCGTGTTCATCCTGCAGGGCGCCGCGGTGATGCCGCCGTCGCTGATGCACACCTGGTTCGAGCTCCTGAGCCCCGAGCAGATCGTGTCGGCCTACGGCATGACCGAGAACCTAGGGCTCACCGCGCTGCGCGGCGACGAGTGGCTCGCCCATCCGGGCAGTGTCGGACGGGGCTTCCGGGAGACGGAAATTCGGATCCTCGACGCCGGCCGGACACCGCTGGGCCCCGGCGAGCACGGCGAGATCTACCTGCGCGCCCCGATGGCCGCGGGCTCGCGATATCTGGGCGGGGCGGCGCCGCTGCCGTCGACCGACGACGGCTTCCGCTCCGCCGGCGACATCGGCTACCTCGACGAGGACGGCTACCTCTACATCGTCGACCGCCGCGTCGACATGATCGTCACCGGCGGCGCCAATGTCTTTCCCGCAGAGGTCGAGTCGGCGCTCGCGGGCCACCCCGGCATCGCCGACGTCGTGGTCATCGGACTCGCCGACCCGCAGTGGGGACGCCGCGTGCACGCGGTGGTGCAGCCGGCCGACCGCGCGCCGCTGACCGCGCAGCAGGTGATCGAGTACGCCAAGAGCCGGCTGGCCCACTACAAGGCGCCCAAGACCGTCGAGTTCGTCGACGCGATCCCGCGCACCGCGGCCACGAAGGTGAACCGCTCGGCGATGATCGCGGCCCGGGGCGGCTAG
- a CDS encoding acyl-CoA dehydrogenase family protein → MKTALPEDISDFAAVAVKRLGRLGGPQAALRAESDRGVRDEARVALSEVGAFDLDVRSSSDDLLAAAVLCRAAGATALPYPVVEELLAIDGARLALVNPGAPRIDHGDLAGGWIAADLDGNRYQPHPAAPTHAKLGPFLVPASLGALDGAVAATDVNLHLVLGSWRILGALQQALHIVTEHVLARVQFGKPLADFQAVSFAVADASVAVRGLEELAKYTVSRAESPGPRVRSADALVLRLKAADTARQVLRTSHQLLGALGFCDESDISVLDRHTQPLIRLPLGAEALALRLIPDVRDGHLETLFTGPVTA, encoded by the coding sequence GTGAAAACCGCTCTGCCAGAAGACATCAGCGACTTCGCCGCCGTTGCGGTCAAGCGCCTGGGCCGGCTGGGCGGCCCGCAGGCGGCGCTGCGCGCCGAGAGCGATCGGGGCGTTCGGGACGAGGCGCGGGTGGCCCTGAGCGAGGTCGGCGCCTTCGACCTCGACGTGCGATCGTCCTCCGACGACCTGCTGGCCGCTGCCGTGTTGTGCCGCGCCGCCGGCGCGACGGCCCTGCCCTACCCCGTCGTCGAAGAACTGCTCGCGATCGACGGCGCGCGACTGGCCCTGGTCAATCCCGGCGCGCCCCGCATCGACCACGGCGACCTGGCCGGCGGCTGGATCGCCGCCGACCTCGACGGCAACCGCTACCAACCCCATCCGGCGGCGCCCACCCACGCCAAACTGGGGCCGTTTCTGGTGCCGGCTTCGCTGGGCGCACTCGATGGCGCGGTTGCGGCGACCGACGTTAACCTTCATCTCGTGCTGGGGTCATGGCGGATTCTGGGGGCGCTACAGCAGGCGCTGCACATCGTCACCGAACATGTCCTCGCCCGGGTCCAGTTCGGCAAGCCGTTGGCCGACTTCCAGGCGGTCAGTTTCGCCGTCGCGGACGCCTCGGTCGCGGTCCGGGGTCTCGAGGAACTCGCGAAGTACACGGTGTCCCGCGCCGAAAGTCCAGGGCCCCGTGTGCGTTCGGCCGACGCACTGGTCCTGCGGCTCAAGGCCGCCGACACCGCGCGGCAGGTACTGCGCACCTCGCACCAGTTGCTCGGCGCGCTGGGTTTCTGCGACGAGTCCGACATCAGCGTGCTCGACCGGCACACCCAGCCGCTGATCCGGCTGCCGCTGGGCGCCGAGGCCCTGGCGCTGCGCCTGATCCCCGACGTTCGCGACGGCCACCTCGAGACCCTGTTCACCGGGCCGGTCACGGCGTGA
- a CDS encoding acyl-CoA dehydrogenase family protein, which yields MTKMDYDLGDDAEQLRHRLRTLISEHIPADFLGACTDDPQDLATTEAFCKLLAAEGLLALAWPKEHGGGGGSVWQQTVLREEMWARHEPRGPQYMGINWVGPALMRYGTAEQKAKHLAAIASGDVIWCQGFSEPEAGSDLASLRTRAVPDGDGWRITGQKVWTSYAQMASWCVLAACTHPDAPKSKRLSLFLIPMDRPGFTVRPIPSMLGPHHLNEMFLDEVAASPEDVLGEPGDGWRVMREALAFERVGIARYARCESLLDRLRARLGDEWDTLPETIRARWVRALVDLRVARLLAYRAVSLQDDPAAGAAASAARIATTTCDQQVAELLFDALGPTALDSGSSAPLHGAIEDHWRYAQAATVASGTIEVQRMLVAREVLGEHR from the coding sequence ATGACGAAGATGGACTACGATCTCGGCGACGACGCCGAGCAGCTACGACACCGGTTGCGCACGTTGATATCCGAGCACATCCCAGCGGACTTTCTGGGGGCGTGCACCGACGACCCGCAAGACCTGGCCACCACGGAGGCGTTCTGCAAGCTGCTGGCCGCCGAAGGGCTGCTGGCCCTGGCCTGGCCGAAAGAGCATGGCGGCGGTGGCGGTTCGGTCTGGCAGCAGACGGTGTTGCGCGAGGAGATGTGGGCGCGACACGAACCGCGCGGTCCGCAGTACATGGGAATCAACTGGGTCGGCCCGGCCCTGATGCGGTACGGCACAGCCGAGCAGAAGGCCAAGCATCTGGCGGCCATCGCGTCCGGCGACGTGATCTGGTGTCAGGGCTTCTCCGAGCCGGAGGCCGGCTCGGACCTCGCGTCGTTGCGTACCCGCGCCGTGCCCGACGGCGACGGGTGGCGAATCACCGGCCAGAAGGTGTGGACGTCGTACGCGCAGATGGCGTCCTGGTGCGTGCTGGCCGCCTGCACCCACCCCGACGCCCCGAAGTCCAAGCGGCTCAGCCTCTTTCTGATTCCGATGGACCGGCCGGGCTTCACCGTCCGCCCGATCCCGTCGATGCTGGGGCCGCACCATCTCAACGAGATGTTCCTCGACGAAGTCGCGGCCTCTCCCGAGGACGTCCTCGGCGAGCCCGGCGACGGCTGGCGGGTGATGCGCGAAGCGCTGGCGTTCGAACGGGTCGGCATCGCGCGGTACGCGCGCTGCGAGTCGCTGCTGGACCGGCTGCGCGCCCGGCTCGGCGACGAGTGGGACACGCTGCCCGAGACGATCCGCGCCCGCTGGGTGCGGGCGCTGGTCGATCTGCGGGTGGCCAGGCTGCTGGCGTATCGGGCCGTCTCGCTGCAGGATGACCCGGCGGCGGGCGCGGCGGCCAGCGCCGCGCGCATCGCCACCACCACCTGCGACCAGCAGGTCGCGGAATTGCTCTTCGACGCGCTCGGCCCGACGGCCCTGGACAGCGGATCGTCTGCCCCGCTGCACGGGGCAATCGAAGACCATTGGCGCTATGCGCAGGCGGCCACCGTCGCGTCGGGAACCATCGAAGTCCAGCGAATGCTGGTCGCGCGGGAAGTGTTGGGAGAACATCGGTGA
- a CDS encoding acyl-CoA dehydrogenase family protein: MSPVVEEFGAWLTRFLPGDYYDNYRTYRWDLALRRDYQRAAFEAGWIQPTWPREHGGRSLGLRDAMEVRLEAALRSAPKLPNIAGPNVAAPGIRQFGTPDQIDRLLVPLLRGDEWWALGMSEPEAGSDFAGLRTRAERDGDLFRVTGHKIWTTQAHESRWCTLYARTDPEAPKHRGISCLILDLHSPGVRIEPIRMASISDETFCEVFLDDVEVPAANLLGPLNGGWNVALSSLHHERQMIWIMNWVEIKRGLEAARGGRDPDIYTELGALLGDAEALRATGYRALNNELAGRPSPEADISKLLGSVTLQRVWELAAAAHGPGSAGEPDLLFERQDALAATIYGGTSEVQRNIIAERLLGLPKG; encoded by the coding sequence ATGAGCCCTGTGGTCGAGGAATTCGGCGCCTGGCTGACGCGGTTTCTGCCCGGCGACTACTACGACAACTACCGCACCTACCGCTGGGACCTGGCGCTGCGACGTGACTACCAGCGCGCCGCCTTCGAAGCGGGCTGGATACAGCCGACCTGGCCGCGCGAGCACGGCGGGCGCTCGCTGGGTCTGCGCGACGCGATGGAAGTCCGGCTGGAGGCCGCCCTGCGCTCGGCACCCAAGCTGCCCAACATCGCCGGCCCCAACGTCGCCGCGCCCGGCATCCGCCAGTTCGGCACCCCCGACCAGATCGACCGCCTCCTGGTTCCCCTGCTGCGCGGCGACGAATGGTGGGCGCTGGGGATGTCCGAGCCGGAGGCCGGATCCGATTTCGCCGGGCTGCGCACGCGGGCCGAGCGGGACGGGGACCTGTTCCGGGTCACCGGTCACAAGATCTGGACCACGCAGGCACACGAATCACGGTGGTGCACCCTGTATGCCCGCACCGACCCGGAGGCGCCAAAGCACCGTGGCATTTCCTGCCTGATCCTCGACCTGCATTCCCCGGGCGTGCGGATCGAGCCAATCCGGATGGCGTCGATCTCGGACGAGACGTTCTGCGAGGTCTTCCTCGACGACGTCGAGGTGCCGGCCGCAAACCTGCTGGGGCCGCTCAACGGCGGTTGGAACGTCGCGTTGTCCTCGCTACACCATGAGCGCCAGATGATCTGGATCATGAACTGGGTCGAGATCAAGCGCGGGCTCGAGGCGGCGCGGGGCGGGCGCGACCCGGACATCTACACCGAACTCGGCGCGCTGCTCGGCGACGCCGAGGCGTTGCGCGCCACCGGGTACCGCGCCCTGAACAACGAGCTGGCCGGGCGCCCCAGCCCGGAGGCCGACATCTCCAAGCTACTCGGATCCGTGACCCTGCAGCGGGTTTGGGAGCTGGCCGCTGCCGCCCACGGACCCGGCTCGGCCGGGGAGCCCGATCTGCTGTTCGAGCGCCAGGACGCGCTGGCCGCCACCATCTACGGCGGAACCTCGGAGGTCCAACGCAACATCATCGCCGAGCGGCTGCTCGGGTTGCCGAAGGGATGA
- a CDS encoding acyl-CoA dehydrogenase family protein, whose amino-acid sequence MDVGLNSDQLSLRDAVRDVLRTECPPDAAHQALTDPDRWRSLWKTVVGLGWTELAAGDYGPVELAVVLEECGAAIAPIPLLSSVGLAAGALRGTGLDSVLAEIAGGAVATLAVHSPGARLPGAPMALHNGRLRGRAVAVPNLPRAEFLVTLADAGDGFVAAVARCGDGVTAAAGESTDPAQPVADVDVDAEPLATAPLSSAGVESALATPLVAAAADLVGVAGAALHRAVEHAKTRRQFGTPIGAFQGIKHALADNYVAVERARSLTYAAAARLGDPDTGPADAWTAAALAKAAAGDAAVTCARTAVQVHGALGQTWEHDIHLYVRHAWQCAAMLGDSRALYHEVGRRFAGGAE is encoded by the coding sequence ATGGACGTCGGCCTGAACTCGGACCAGCTGTCGCTGCGCGACGCCGTGCGCGACGTCCTGCGCACCGAGTGCCCACCCGACGCCGCCCACCAAGCCCTGACCGACCCCGACCGCTGGCGCAGCCTGTGGAAGACGGTCGTCGGGCTGGGCTGGACCGAACTGGCGGCCGGCGACTACGGCCCCGTCGAATTGGCGGTGGTCCTCGAGGAATGCGGCGCCGCGATCGCGCCGATCCCGTTGCTGAGCAGCGTCGGCCTGGCCGCGGGCGCGCTGCGCGGCACCGGCCTCGACTCCGTGCTCGCCGAGATCGCCGGCGGTGCCGTCGCGACCCTGGCGGTCCACTCCCCCGGCGCCCGGCTGCCCGGGGCCCCGATGGCGCTGCACAACGGACGCCTGCGCGGACGCGCAGTCGCGGTCCCCAACCTGCCGCGCGCCGAGTTCCTCGTCACGCTGGCCGATGCCGGCGACGGGTTCGTGGCGGCCGTGGCGCGCTGCGGCGACGGGGTGACCGCAGCGGCGGGCGAGTCCACCGACCCCGCACAACCCGTCGCCGACGTCGACGTCGACGCCGAGCCGCTGGCCACCGCGCCCCTGAGCTCGGCGGGCGTCGAATCGGCCCTCGCCACGCCGCTGGTGGCCGCGGCCGCCGACCTGGTCGGGGTGGCGGGCGCCGCGTTGCACCGCGCCGTCGAGCACGCCAAGACGCGCCGCCAGTTCGGCACGCCGATCGGCGCGTTCCAGGGAATCAAGCACGCACTGGCCGACAACTACGTCGCCGTGGAACGCGCCCGCAGCCTCACCTACGCGGCGGCCGCCCGGCTCGGCGACCCGGACACCGGTCCCGCGGATGCCTGGACCGCCGCGGCACTGGCCAAGGCGGCGGCCGGCGACGCGGCGGTCACCTGCGCGCGCACCGCGGTCCAGGTGCACGGCGCCCTGGGGCAGACCTGGGAACACGACATCCACCTCTACGTCCGGCACGCCTGGCAGTGCGCGGCGATGCTCGGCGACAGTCGCGCGCTCTACCACGAGGTGGGCCGCCGCTTTGCGGGAGGCGCGGAATGA
- a CDS encoding SDR family oxidoreductase produces MRTALVTGGSGGIGKECGRRLCELGYDVVLVARREAPLRTAAVEIGARHIAADASDGDGFASAIAVLNSIDLVVHAAGTLGGTYARKQTFAQWRDIMSANLDSCFVVTAAVLPRMRAGSRLVFVSSSAAHEPMPGRTAYSASKAGVNAFARALALEVDRDGISVHLVTPGPVETEMLQDVPFEMYAIQASDVAATVAWLDTVDPSVDLPEIRLGAVRRGPFARPPIVPTEARRRAAAADPSP; encoded by the coding sequence GTGAGAACCGCGCTGGTGACCGGCGGCAGCGGCGGGATCGGGAAGGAATGCGGGCGCAGGCTCTGCGAGCTCGGGTACGACGTCGTGCTGGTGGCCCGGCGCGAAGCCCCGCTGCGGACGGCCGCCGTGGAGATCGGTGCGCGTCACATCGCGGCGGACGCCTCGGACGGCGACGGATTCGCCTCCGCGATCGCGGTTTTGAACTCGATCGACCTCGTGGTCCACGCGGCGGGCACGTTGGGCGGGACCTACGCGCGCAAGCAGACGTTTGCGCAGTGGCGCGACATCATGTCGGCGAACCTGGACTCGTGCTTCGTGGTGACCGCCGCGGTGCTGCCCCGGATGCGCGCCGGTTCGCGGCTGGTGTTCGTCTCGTCATCGGCGGCGCACGAGCCGATGCCGGGCCGCACCGCCTACTCGGCGTCCAAGGCCGGAGTCAACGCGTTCGCCCGGGCGCTGGCGCTCGAAGTCGATCGGGACGGTATCAGCGTCCACCTCGTCACGCCGGGTCCGGTGGAAACCGAGATGCTCCAGGACGTTCCGTTCGAGATGTACGCGATCCAGGCGTCCGATGTCGCGGCGACGGTCGCCTGGCTCGACACCGTCGACCCGTCGGTCGACCTGCCGGAGATCCGGCTCGGTGCGGTGCGGCGGGGCCCCTTCGCGCGGCCGCCGATCGTCCCCACCGAGGCCCGGCGGCGCGCGGCCGCCGCCGACCCGTCCCCTTAG
- a CDS encoding FadR/GntR family transcriptional regulator, with translation MTALGIAPDSRRRLSAPRIAEIVADELRRQIVDGELADGDLLPRQEVLVEQFNVSLVSLREALRILETEGLVSVRRGNRGGAVVHAPAKTSAAYMLGLLLQSESVEVADLGMALQELEPACAALAAQRPDRADTLVPELKRVNDAMAEHLDDGRRFTEIGRQFHDLIVRGCGNHTIIAVVGSLETLWTGHERQWADESAARGTYPSLAKRRAVLNTHVKLAETIAEGDVDRARRIAGRHLADTQTYVLSGASGQRINALSPQAFSRLESRPRDLRRS, from the coding sequence ATGACCGCCTTGGGAATTGCACCTGACTCCCGCCGCCGGCTGTCGGCGCCGCGGATCGCCGAGATCGTGGCCGACGAGTTGCGTCGCCAGATCGTCGACGGCGAGCTCGCCGACGGCGATCTGCTGCCGCGCCAAGAGGTGCTCGTCGAACAGTTCAACGTCAGCCTGGTGTCGCTGCGGGAAGCGCTTCGGATCCTGGAAACCGAGGGGCTGGTGTCGGTGCGCCGGGGCAACAGGGGCGGCGCCGTCGTGCACGCCCCGGCGAAAACCAGCGCGGCCTACATGCTGGGCCTGTTGCTGCAGAGCGAGTCCGTCGAGGTCGCCGACCTGGGCATGGCGCTGCAGGAGCTCGAACCGGCCTGCGCCGCACTGGCGGCCCAACGGCCGGACCGGGCCGACACCTTGGTCCCCGAGCTCAAGCGGGTCAACGATGCCATGGCCGAGCATCTCGACGATGGCCGGCGGTTCACCGAAATCGGCCGCCAGTTCCACGATCTCATCGTCCGCGGCTGCGGGAACCACACCATCATCGCGGTCGTGGGCAGCCTGGAGACCCTGTGGACCGGCCACGAACGGCAGTGGGCCGACGAGAGTGCGGCGCGCGGCACCTACCCCTCGTTGGCCAAGCGCCGCGCGGTGCTGAACACCCACGTCAAACTGGCCGAGACGATCGCCGAGGGCGACGTCGACCGGGCCCGCCGCATCGCGGGCCGCCACCTCGCCGACACCCAGACCTACGTGCTGTCCGGGGCATCCGGTCAGCGGATCAATGCGCTGTCGCCGCAAGCGTTCTCCCGCTTGGAGTCCCGCCCGCGGGACTTGCGGCGCTCCTGA
- a CDS encoding CaiB/BaiF CoA-transferase family protein: MSCGSNCRPTPLAELRVVEISDRIAGGYCGKLLADAGAQVRKIEPPQGDWLRRYSAGCAPVAEGDAPLFSYLNAGKQSMTFAPDSERYRAELAAADVVVVTADRARAAALGIDPRRLLADSPHAIVVTISDFGWSGPYAGRAASELTLQAWAGSPGFRGDPAGPPISIGGDLGEYMGGVYAAFGALAVGRRVARGGPGEHLDLSMLEAMTAMQSSEWLHSQLLRRPPIRRTLEVPSIEPAKDGYVGITMVTGQQWLDFVAMVGCPELEEIEQLRFQIGRWEYRDFIRERIGPWLAERTVAEVVELGQLFRLPIAALGNGSTIRDTEYVRERGAFVSNPAGFHQPRPPWLMSVCAPAPPRATAAAGADNDEAPWLPRETTTGAASHELPLEGVRIIDLTAFWTGPAATHLLAAFGADVVKVESIQRPDGIRYSGGMRTDVDDWWEYGWVFHAMNTNKRSVTLDLGSEQGRAAFRAMAAGADVVIENFSPRVMDHFGLTADVLLQANPELVVARMPAFGLDGPWRDRVGFAPTMEQIAGLAWVTGLPETPPVTPRGACDPLAGVHAAFAVLAALGFAERTGTGQLVELPMVETVLNATAIQAIEYEVFGVTLGRRGNSGHGGSIQNIYRCAGDDDEWIAVTVRDHGQWRALVEVMGHPDWCDETMSTAAGRQQIADDIDRRLGAWFAGQPRDATVERLAGAGIPAAPVVSPSLVTENPQLLARGFFQPLEHASIGAALYPCPPFALLAGQDRWLRRPPPRLGEHNGEVLRERCGLTDEQLETLAGNGVIGTRPKGL, encoded by the coding sequence GTGAGCTGCGGGTCCAACTGCCGCCCGACACCGCTGGCCGAGTTGCGTGTCGTCGAGATCAGCGACCGGATCGCCGGCGGCTACTGCGGGAAGCTGCTGGCCGACGCCGGTGCGCAGGTGCGCAAAATCGAGCCACCCCAAGGGGACTGGCTGCGACGCTACTCCGCCGGCTGCGCACCGGTCGCCGAGGGTGATGCACCGTTGTTCAGTTACCTCAACGCGGGCAAGCAGAGCATGACCTTCGCGCCGGATTCGGAACGCTATCGTGCCGAACTGGCCGCCGCCGACGTCGTGGTCGTCACCGCCGACCGGGCGCGGGCCGCGGCGCTGGGGATCGATCCGCGGCGGCTGCTGGCCGACTCCCCGCACGCGATCGTCGTCACCATCTCGGACTTCGGCTGGAGCGGGCCGTACGCCGGGCGCGCTGCCAGTGAGCTGACGCTGCAGGCCTGGGCGGGCTCGCCGGGGTTTCGTGGTGACCCCGCCGGGCCGCCCATCTCGATCGGCGGCGACCTGGGCGAGTACATGGGCGGCGTGTACGCCGCGTTCGGCGCGCTGGCCGTGGGCCGCCGCGTCGCGCGCGGCGGCCCCGGCGAGCACCTCGACCTGTCCATGCTCGAGGCGATGACGGCGATGCAGAGCAGCGAATGGTTGCACTCGCAGCTGCTGCGGCGGCCGCCGATCCGGCGCACCCTGGAGGTGCCCTCGATCGAACCGGCCAAGGACGGCTACGTCGGCATCACCATGGTCACCGGCCAGCAGTGGCTCGACTTCGTCGCGATGGTCGGGTGTCCGGAGCTCGAGGAGATCGAGCAGCTGCGTTTTCAGATCGGCCGGTGGGAATACCGCGACTTCATCCGCGAACGGATCGGTCCGTGGCTGGCCGAGCGCACCGTGGCGGAGGTCGTCGAGCTGGGGCAGCTGTTCCGGCTGCCGATCGCGGCGCTGGGCAACGGCTCGACGATTCGCGACACCGAATACGTGCGCGAACGCGGCGCGTTCGTGTCCAACCCGGCGGGTTTTCACCAGCCCCGTCCGCCGTGGCTGATGTCGGTGTGCGCGCCCGCGCCGCCGCGTGCCACCGCCGCTGCCGGCGCCGACAACGACGAGGCGCCTTGGCTGCCAAGGGAAACCACCACCGGCGCGGCGTCGCACGAGTTGCCCCTGGAGGGCGTGCGCATCATCGATCTGACCGCGTTCTGGACCGGTCCCGCCGCCACCCATCTGCTGGCGGCGTTCGGCGCCGACGTCGTCAAGGTGGAGTCGATCCAGCGTCCCGACGGCATCCGGTATTCGGGCGGGATGCGCACCGACGTCGACGACTGGTGGGAGTACGGGTGGGTGTTCCACGCGATGAACACCAACAAGCGTTCGGTCACACTGGATCTGGGCTCGGAGCAGGGACGTGCCGCGTTCCGTGCGATGGCCGCCGGAGCCGACGTCGTGATCGAGAACTTCTCGCCCCGGGTGATGGACCACTTCGGCCTCACCGCCGACGTGCTGCTGCAGGCCAACCCCGAGCTCGTCGTCGCCCGGATGCCCGCGTTCGGGCTGGACGGCCCGTGGCGCGACCGGGTCGGATTCGCCCCGACCATGGAGCAGATCGCCGGACTGGCCTGGGTGACCGGACTGCCCGAGACGCCCCCGGTGACGCCGCGCGGCGCCTGCGATCCGCTGGCCGGCGTGCACGCCGCCTTCGCCGTGCTGGCCGCGCTGGGTTTCGCCGAACGGACGGGCACCGGCCAGCTGGTCGAACTGCCGATGGTCGAAACGGTGCTCAACGCCACCGCGATCCAGGCGATCGAATACGAGGTCTTCGGCGTCACGCTGGGCCGGCGGGGCAACAGCGGCCATGGCGGGTCGATCCAGAACATCTACCGCTGCGCCGGGGACGACGACGAATGGATCGCGGTCACCGTGCGCGACCACGGGCAGTGGCGCGCGCTGGTCGAGGTGATGGGACACCCGGACTGGTGCGACGAGACGATGTCCACGGCCGCGGGCCGGCAGCAGATCGCCGACGACATCGATCGCCGGCTGGGCGCGTGGTTCGCCGGGCAGCCCCGCGATGCGACGGTGGAGCGACTGGCCGGCGCGGGCATTCCCGCCGCGCCCGTGGTGTCGCCGTCGTTGGTGACCGAGAACCCGCAACTGCTGGCGCGGGGATTCTTCCAGCCGCTCGAGCATGCGAGCATCGGTGCGGCCCTGTATCCCTGCCCGCCGTTCGCCTTGCTCGCCGGCCAGGACAGGTGGCTGCGGCGTCCGCCGCCGCGGCTGGGTGAGCACAATGGGGAGGTGCTGCGCGAGCGGTGCGGGCTGACCGACGAACAACTGGAGACCCTGGCAGGCAACGGGGTGATAGGGACCCGGCCCAAGGGGCTGTGA
- a CDS encoding ferredoxin has product MRVTVDGTLCEANGFCESLAPEVFELGDADVVQIADGPVPPRLEIDVRAAVDQCPKAALRLID; this is encoded by the coding sequence ATGCGCGTGACCGTCGACGGGACCCTGTGTGAGGCCAACGGCTTCTGCGAGTCGCTCGCCCCGGAGGTGTTCGAACTCGGTGACGCCGACGTGGTGCAGATCGCCGACGGCCCGGTGCCGCCGCGGCTGGAGATCGACGTGCGCGCCGCGGTGGACCAGTGCCCCAAGGCGGCGCTGCGGCTGATCGACTGA